The following proteins are co-located in the Candidatus Bathyarchaeota archaeon genome:
- a CDS encoding 3-keto-5-aminohexanoate cleavage protein, translating into MEKSYKISWDYGNPREYLELYEKFEMPPLIITCAITGGLQGKEVNPNLPETAEEQAKSTFEAYEAGASIVHVHARDPKKGYAVPVGDKDVYYEINKRIRELCPDIIINNTTGGGPGMPDDERIQSVYANPEMCSLNMGTISSRFKAKARKSPLTGRDEELIGEAVFANTYSVTERFAKEMLDHNVKPEIETFGDGNWHLINNLIEKKLLKPPYFVQLVLGPGSITPPTPWHIMTQTAFSPPNTIFNILGIGVHQIPMTTSALLMGMHVRVGMEDNIYYSRGFKAKSNGELVERVVRIAKECNRPIATPQKAREILEMSKTPSKYQ; encoded by the coding sequence ATGGAAAAATCATATAAAATCTCTTGGGATTATGGCAATCCTCGCGAATATCTTGAATTATATGAAAAATTTGAAATGCCGCCCTTAATAATAACATGTGCGATAACAGGTGGATTACAAGGTAAAGAAGTAAATCCAAATCTACCAGAAACTGCTGAAGAGCAAGCCAAGTCTACGTTTGAAGCCTATGAAGCAGGTGCTTCAATCGTACATGTACATGCTAGAGATCCCAAAAAGGGTTATGCAGTACCAGTAGGAGACAAAGACGTCTATTATGAAATTAATAAAAGAATAAGGGAACTTTGTCCCGATATTATAATAAATAATACCACAGGAGGTGGTCCAGGGATGCCTGATGATGAAAGGATACAATCTGTTTATGCAAATCCTGAGATGTGTAGCCTAAACATGGGTACAATATCTAGCAGATTCAAAGCAAAAGCCCGAAAATCTCCACTTACTGGACGCGATGAAGAGCTAATAGGTGAGGCTGTATTTGCAAATACTTACAGCGTTACCGAGAGGTTCGCAAAAGAAATGCTTGACCACAATGTTAAGCCTGAAATAGAAACGTTCGGGGACGGCAACTGGCATTTGATTAATAATCTAATAGAAAAAAAATTATTAAAGCCCCCATATTTTGTCCAATTAGTTCTTGGGCCGGGAAGTATTACTCCTCCAACACCATGGCATATAATGACACAAACTGCTTTTTCCCCTCCTAATACTATCTTTAACATCCTTGGTATAGGTGTTCATCAGATTCCAATGACTACTTCTGCATTATTAATGGGAATGCATGTTAGGGTAGGGATGGAAGATAATATCTACTATTCAAGGGGCTTCAAAGCAAAAAGCAATGGAGAGCTAGTCGAAAGAGTTGTTAGAATAGCTAAAGAATGTAACAGACCTATAGCCACTCCACAAAAAGCAAGGGAAATATTAGAGATGTCTAAAACCCCAAGTAAATATCAATGA
- a CDS encoding molybdopterin-binding protein gives MKFSVEIIAIGDELCYGRVQDTNSFWIADQITKLGGEVRRITCIKDGLDEIHNIFKEALERKPKLIISTGGLGPTSDDYTIDALAKLSNKKAIINKDALTSISEKRGIDLDEIPEHFIKMSRSIDGANCILNPIGVAPTTSLKINKTVIIVMPGPPKEVQSIFKDRLLAIIQKETSSRSLSNRMIVNMRESEVSPIVEYIMEVENGVYLKPLVGESNPEVGLPIEIIVFDKDLVKCKVKMNKVIQILKDLVTEKGRKIRRQVN, from the coding sequence TTGAAATTTTCAGTTGAAATAATTGCGATTGGAGATGAATTATGCTATGGTAGAGTACAGGATACCAACTCTTTCTGGATAGCAGATCAGATAACCAAATTAGGTGGAGAAGTAAGGAGAATAACTTGCATTAAAGATGGTTTAGATGAGATTCACAATATATTCAAAGAAGCCTTAGAACGAAAACCTAAGTTGATTATCTCTACTGGCGGTCTTGGGCCTACTTCAGATGATTACACAATCGATGCCTTGGCAAAACTCTCAAACAAAAAAGCGATTATAAACAAAGATGCTTTAACATCAATTTCCGAAAAAAGAGGAATTGATTTAGATGAAATACCAGAGCATTTTATTAAGATGTCAAGATCAATTGATGGAGCAAATTGCATATTGAATCCAATAGGCGTGGCTCCAACAACCAGCTTAAAAATCAACAAGACTGTGATTATAGTAATGCCTGGCCCTCCCAAAGAGGTTCAATCTATTTTTAAAGATAGATTGTTAGCGATCATTCAAAAAGAAACTTCAAGCAGAAGTCTCTCAAATAGAATGATTGTCAATATGCGAGAATCTGAAGTTTCACCTATCGTAGAATATATAATGGAAGTTGAAAATGGAGTTTATTTGAAACCTCTTGTAGGGGAATCAAATCCTGAAGTCGGTTTACCAATTGAAATAATAGTTTTTGATAAAGATCTTGTGAAGTGCAAAGTAAAAATGAATAAGGTAATACAAATATTAAAAGACCTAGTCACAGAGAAAGGAAGGAAGATAAGAAGACAGGTCAATTAA